The window ACGTACCTCGAAGCCGGCCGCTGGCATCCTATCAGCAGCATGACCAGCAACACGCCCGACAGCACGCTGCCCTCCATCAGCAGCCGTAGCTTTTGCCCGGGATTCATGTTCAGCGGAATTTTACGTTTTCAACGTACGGACGAAGCGCGAACCAACAGCTCGCAGGGTACCACAATAATATGCTGTCCTCGGGCATACGGCCGGTATGCTGGATCTGGCGTCATCCGTTCGATCAGATGACGCATGGCCAGCTCGCCCAGCTGCTCCTTGAAAACCCGCACGCTGGTGAGCGGCACTGGGGCCTGTGCGGCGCTCTGTACGTCGTCGAACCCCACCAGCGCTATATCATCAGGCACGCGCAGACCGTTTTGTAACAGCGTCTCCATCACCCCCAGTGCCAGCGCATCGTTGGCACAGAAAGCAGCGGTAGGACGCTCCGCCAGCGCCAGCAGACGCTGTCCCAGTAACTGTCCCGTAGCTCGCGTAGGTTCAGCTTCCGGTTCGATAAGCACCAGTGCCGGATCCATCGACCGCCCGATCCGCCCCAGTGCGATCCGATAGCCCTCTAACCGATGGGCAATGCTCGGATGCTGAAGGTCCGCCCCGATAAAAGCGATCCGCTGGTGTCCCTGCCGAATCAAATGCTCGACGGCCGCTCGGGCCCCTCCCTGGTTATCAATCACCACCGCCGGCAACCCCTCAGCCTCATAGTCGATGAGCACGGCAGGCAGCTTCATCGACCGCACCTCCTCCAGAAACGCATCACTGACCTTACCTGCAATCAGCAGACCGTCAACGCTCCGTTCTCGCAGAAAACGCGGTGTATGCTCACCCCTGCGATAGGCCCGAGGAATCGTGGTCAACAGCACATAGAGGTTGTGCAGCCGTGCTTCAAATTCGGTTCCAAGAAAAATATAAGTATAAAACGGTTCACTTCGGGTAAAATGGTCTTCACGAAGCACAAAACCTACATTGCCAGTGCGTTGTAACGATAGATCACGCGCCGCCCGCAATGGCACATACCCCAGCTCCCTGGCAGCCTGCAACACACGCCGACGTGTCGCCTCGCTAACCTTCCCTTTGTTGTTGAGCACCAACGAGACGGTCGAGATAGACACACCAGCAACCCGCGCGACCTCTCGAATGGTACATCGTGAAGGGCCCATGC of the Rhodothermus sp. genome contains:
- a CDS encoding LacI family DNA-binding transcriptional regulator, with amino-acid sequence MGPSRCTIREVARVAGVSISTVSLVLNNKGKVSEATRRRVLQAARELGYVPLRAARDLSLQRTGNVGFVLREDHFTRSEPFYTYIFLGTEFEARLHNLYVLLTTIPRAYRRGEHTPRFLRERSVDGLLIAGKVSDAFLEEVRSMKLPAVLIDYEAEGLPAVVIDNQGGARAAVEHLIRQGHQRIAFIGADLQHPSIAHRLEGYRIALGRIGRSMDPALVLIEPEAEPTRATGQLLGQRLLALAERPTAAFCANDALALGVMETLLQNGLRVPDDIALVGFDDVQSAAQAPVPLTSVRVFKEQLGELAMRHLIERMTPDPAYRPYARGQHIIVVPCELLVRASSVR